One stretch of Rhizoctonia solani chromosome 8, complete sequence DNA includes these proteins:
- a CDS encoding Vegetative incompatibility protein HET-E-1, with amino-acid sequence MTQATGIRGKLATPFGTNSTTNTPLRCLWAFQKWLPTSNTYGWSGYTIPQPTGALGNNGPLISTQSSCNVWSTNDFVPDPLTEAIPDSPYSTIETSETNITAQHSFAFNSDQLTAGSLCPPAPLTQIDPSSSVAHTLLVPLDPLFSISEKELESELGQSRSGCGWENWERHLIISELLGPNAPKLLILKLMDIPLKVRPNIPQCTDPYLTRLSKVTFRGSRSVTAIANQIWILIETYTEIIDFAQQAGINLEAPKFHNPKALIHSIVEMWKQCVPLGGNWASARSKGLQAIDIVIWTHDPPRSWFSMTFSRLKEAGILQPWRGKSVQRAPSTPSQQLPSMSCNRGRQTQGNSSDFPLCLCLSPCSTTSPTDSPTITARSVHTPGPSEPSEQMQRPLAPTSPSFPASPASPAPEAERSSPQPHSPHTTTPGSPHAQNMLREQHAIASASVSLAHAQAEYMHARTLQTRTNVLQQLLGLEQQERALRLKVAMDVIRITESNDVTRSAAQSWINQTFFTSHPSDDFTRFATAWKAELALKPNYFGGDSICHASSPQYSPLGDMIASGSKDQTIRLWNASTNQQIGGPLTGHHGNINSVVFLPKGNLIASGSDDKTIRLWDTQKGMPVSEPLLGHSHLVCSVSFSPDGARIASGSYDKTIRIWDIERKVTIVGPLQGHTGEIESVSFSPDGPYLVSGSDDKTLRVWDIRAGRMAGKPYESYLDWVMSVAFSPNRNYVASGSLDHTIRIWDIRTNSPVDEPLQEHREGVYSVSFSPCGRRIASGSSDKKVLIWNTPNHDTYADSSFDYGNVQMDRGVAKRPGAVGMEVINQHSHGCTDLSSKMDTTREDIVNMTGGGFGDIWKGELQDGTIIAIKTWRSSVIEQFDYKTLKRAAREVHFWSRMRHTNVHELMGVVIFKDRFIGMVSEWMENGNIYEYTRRNPQINRFQMCAQVASGLDYMHKIDAVHGDLKGLNVLVSSDGVAKLADFGLSTMAESSLEFSETSSSQAGSIRWAAPELLSTESPKSKQSDVYALGMTMLEIVTGSVPYAQCQRDFSVMKLVEQGVLPIRPTDRLQADEFGDRMWSLLYAHYFTPGLLAPYYSPDGQKGIIYSVAFSPDGKSVVSSSSDKTICVWDADTVFPRDKLWKGHTSAVTSVSYSSLGDIVASGSWDSTVRLWDAITGREVDEPLKGPDADINSIAFSPSGNLLATGSDENTVRLWDLRNMSSVASSLKGHFYWITSVVFTPDEARIISGSYDKTIRIWDIERETTVIQLIGEHTQGVRSVDISPDGSQIISGSDETALRLWDSHTGAMIGNLFEGHTRWVSSVNFSPNGIYVASGSDDKTVRIWDVRMCRQVGEPFKEHTDTVTSVAFSPCGRLIASGSYDQTVKIRNIIPGDFNLNSSNEFDTRHKDDCVHEVGVPEPISQYMSIQDMFSLLTKHGCTDLSSELDNSQGTAILVSGGGFGDIRKGKLRNGSMIAIKTWRASLIEQCDYKILKRATREIYYWSKMKHENIHELMGMVIFMGQSLGMVSEWMENGNLHEYLRRNPGADRYQLSMQVTSGLEYLHSYSMTHGDVKALNVLVSSNEVAKLTDFGLSAMSGTTIAFSETTNSQAASTRWAAPELLLEGALKTEKSDVYALGMTILEIITGEVPYSQCQRDYQVITKVLQGTLPERPTEQLKEDSSGNQIWELLLKCWDRDPDARKSAKEVAEFLASVQTVKV; translated from the exons ATGACCCAGGCGACTGGAATTCG GGGCAAACTCGCTACCCCTTTCGGTACTAACTCAACCACCAACACCCCTCTCCGCTGTTTATGGGCCTTCCAAAAATGGTTACCGACCAGTAATACATATG GCTGGAGCGGATACACAATCCCCCAGCCCACTGGCGCCCTGGGTAATAACGGCCCCCTTATCTCAACACAATCATCTTGCAACGTCTGGAGTACCAATGACTTCG TTCCAGATCCCCTTACCGAAGCCATCCCAGACTCCCCTTATTCAACCATTGAGACCAGCGAGACCAACATCACGGCGCAACACTCTTTTGCCTTCAACTCTGACCAGCTAACAGCCGGTTCCTTGTGCCCCCCGGCACCTCTCACCCAGATTGATCCCTCTTCCTCTGTCGCTCACACCTTGCTGGTTCCTCTCGATCCCCTCTTCTCTATCTCAGAAAAAGAGCTTGAATCCGAGCTTGGACAGAGTCGATCAGGTTGCGGGTGGGAGAACTGGGAGCGTCACCTCATCATATCTGAGTTGCTTGGGCCCAATGCGCCCAAGCTTCTAATCTTGAAACTGATGGACATTCCGCTCAAAGTACGCCCCAATATACCCCAGTGTACAGATCCATACCTTACTCGG CTATCAAAGGTCACGTTTCGCGGCTCCCGTTCAGTAACAGCAATAGCAAACCAGATTTGGATCCTTATTGAAACTTATACGGAGATAATCGACTTTGCACAACAGGCAGGAATTAACCTCGAGGCACCCAAATTTCACAACCCCAAGGCTCTCATCCACAGCATTGTTGAAATGTGGAAGCAATGCGTACCCTTGGGCGGGAATTGGGCTTCCGCCAGATCTAAGGGGCTACAAGCTATCGATATTGTCATTTGGACCCACGATCCCCCCCGTAGTTGGTTTTCGATGACATTTAGCCG CCTCAAGGAGGCTGGTATATTACAACCTTGGCGTGGCAAATCCGTCCAGCGTGCTCCATCCACCCCTTCACAACAGCTCCCTTCAATGAGCTGCAATCGAGGCAGACAAACCCAAGGTAATAGTAGCGATTTTCCCCTCTGCCTCTGCCTTTCCCCATGTAGCACGACTAGTCCCACTGATTCACCCACTATTACAGCTCGCTCTGTTCATACCCCCGGGCCCTCAGAGCCCTCCGAGCAAATGCAGAGGCCTTTGGCCCCCACTTCCCCGAGCTTTCCGGCATCCCCAGCGTCTCCGGCGCCCGAAGCTGAGCGATCTTCACCTCAACCTCACAGTCCCCATACCACTACCCCAGGGAGTCCTCACGCACAGAACATGTTACGTGAGCAACACGCAATTGCCTCTGCGTCGGTTTCATTGGCCCATGCCCAGGCTGAATACATGCATGCGCGCACGCTACAAACTCGTACCAATGTCCTGCAACAGTTGCTCGGGTTAGAGCAACAAGAACGAGCATTGCGACTAAAAGTTGCAATGGATGTCATCCGTATTACCGAAAGCAACGATGTTACTCGTAGTGCCGCCCAATCGTGGATAAATCAAACGTTTTTTACGAGCCACCCTTCAGACGACTTTACCCGATTCGCTACGGCCTGGAAAGCGGAGCTTGCGCTGAAGCCGAATTATTTCGGAGGGGACTCGATTTGCCATGCCTCATCTCCCCAA TACTCTCCCCTTGGTGACATGATAGCTTCTGGATCAAAAGACCAAACTATACGCCTATGGAACGCGAGCACCAACCAGCAAATAGGCGGGCCATTAACAGGACATCATGGCAACATTAACTCGGTTGTTTTTTTGCCCAAGGGCAATTTAATTGCCTCTGGATCCGACGATAAAACTATTCGGTTGTGGGACACACAAAAAGGAATGCCCGTTTCTGAGCCACTACTAGGTCATTCTCATCTTGTTTGCTCGGTGTCATTTTCTCCGGATGGCGCTCGCATCGCTTCTGGATCGTACGACAAGACCATACGCATCTGGGACATCGAACGCAAAGTCACCATTGTTGGGCCTCTCCAAGGACATACAGGGGAGATTGAATCGGTCTCATTCTCTCCAGACGGACCTTATCTCGTCTCCGGCTCGGATGATAAAACCCTCCGTGTTTGGGATATTCGTGCCGGAAGGATGGCTGGCAAGCCGTATGAAAGCTATCTTGATTGGGTTATGTCCGTCGCTTTCTCTCCGAATCGTAACTATGTTGCTTCTGGTTCCCTTGATCACACAATTCGCATCTGGGACATAAGAACTAACTCGCCGGTGGATGAGCCTCTCCAAGAGCACAGAGAGGGCGTATATTCAGTGTCGTTCTCGCCCTGCGGTAGACGTATAGCTTCGGGCTCGTCGGACAAGAAGGTTTTGATATGGAATACGCCAAACCATGATACATATGCAGATTCGAGTTTCGATTACGGGAATGTGCAGATGGATAGAGGTGTTGCCAAAAGGCCTGGGGCGGTAGGCATGGAAGTAATCAATCAGCATTCA CATGGTTGCACCGATCTTAGTTCGAAGATGGACACGACCCGAGAGGACATTGTGAATATGACTGGGGGAGGGTTTGGTGATATTTGGAAAGGCGAATTGCAGGATGGAACTATTATTGCGATTAAAACTTGGAGATCCTCCGTAATCGAGCAGTTTGATTATAAAACACTCAAG CGCGCCGCTCGTGAAGTACACTTTTGGTCGAGAATGCGCCATACCAACGTTCATGAGCTCATGGGTGTAGTTATCTTCAAGGACCGTTTTATTGGTATGGTCTCCGAGTGGATGGAAAATGGCAATATCTATGAATATACACGAAGGAACCCTCAGATCAATCGATTTCAGATG TGCGCTCAAGTTGCATCAGGACTTGATTATATGCACAAAATTGATGCG GTGCATGGGGACCTTAAAGGG CTAAATGTTCTCGTATCTTCAGATGGCGTGGCTAAACTCGCGGATTTTGGGTTGTCAACAATGGCGGAGAGTAGCCTTGAATTTTCCGAGACGAGTAGCTCGCAAGCTGGATCTATTCGATGGGCG GCCCCGGAATTGTTATCCACCGAGTCACCCAAAAGCAAACAATCAGACGTATATGCGCTTGGGATG ACAATGCTC GAGATTGTGACCGGGAGTGTACCTTACGCCCAATGCCAAAGGGACTTCAGTGTTATGAAGTTAGTAGAACAAGGGGTGCTCCCTATTCGTCCAACAGACCGACTCCAAGCTGACGAGTTTGGGGATCGGATGTGGAGCCTTCTT TATGCCCACTATTTTACTCCAGGCTTACTGGCCCCTTACTACTCGCCAGATGGGCAGAAAGGTATCATATACTCCGTTGCGTTCTCCCCAGATGGTAAATCGGTCGTGTCCAGCTCCTCAGACAAGACTATTTGTGTATGGGACGCGGACACTGTGTTTCCGAGGGACAAACTATGGAAAGGGCACACTTCTGCAGTCACTTCAGTGTCGTACTCATCCTTGGGAGATATTGTAgcttctggttcctgggACAGCACTGTTCGGCTATGGGATGCGATCACTGGCCGAGAGGTCGACGAGCCCTTGAAGGGACCTGACGCTGATATCAACTCGATTGCCTTTTCTCCAAGCGGAAATCTCCTTGCTACTGGTTCCGACGAAAATACTGTCCGGCTATGGGACCTACGTAATATGAGCTCAGTTGCCAGTTCACTCAAAGGGCACTTCTACTGGATCACCTCCGTCGTGTTCACACCCGACGAGGCACGGATTATTTCTGGCTCATATGACAAGACAATACGTATATGGGATATTGAGCGCGAGACAACAGTTATTCAGCTGATAGGGGAGCATACACAGGGTGTTCGATCGGTGGATATTTCTCCTGACGGCTCCCAGATTATTTCCGGCTCTGATGAAACTGCTCTACGACTTTGGGACTCTCATACTGGGGCCATGATTGGCAATCTATTTGAGGGTCATACTCGTTGGGTTTCTTCTGTTAATTTCTCTCCCAATGGGATCTACGTTGCCTCCGGTTCTGATGATAAAACAGTCCGTATCTGGGATGTTCGAATGTGTCGCCAGGTAGGTGAACCTTTCAAAGAACACACGGACACCGTAACCTCGGTTGCATTTTCGCCTTGCGGGAGACTCATTGCGTCTGGCTCATACGATCAGACGGTCAAAATACGGAATATCATACCGGGTGACTTTAATTTAAATTCAAGCAATGAATTCGACACCAGACATAAAGATGACTGTGTGCATGAAGTCGGGGTCCCGGAACCCATTAGCCAGTACATG TCAATTCAAGATATGTTCAGTCTTCTCACAAAACATGGCTGTACCGATCTCTCTTCAGAATTGGACAACAGTCAAGGTACTGCGATCTTGGTATCTGGGGGAGGTTTTGGCGACATTCGAAAGGGGAAGCTACGCAATGGGAGCATGATCGCAATTAAAACATGGCGAGCGTCTCTGATAGAGCAATGTGACTACAAAATTCTCAAG CGTGCTACGCGAGAAATCTATTACTGGTCAAAAATGAAACACGAAAACATTCATGAACTAATGGGAATGGTTATATTTATGGGTCAATCTCTTGGTATGGTGTCGGAATGGATGGAGAATGGCAACCTGCACGAGTATCTTCGAAGGAATCCTGGAGCTGATCGCTATCAATTG TCAATGCAAGTCACATCCGGTTTGGAATACCTTCATAGCTATAGTATG ACTCATGGCGATGTTAAAGCT CTAAACGTTCTAGTATCATCCAATGAGGTTGCTAAGCTTACCGACTTTGGATTATCAGCCATGTCTGGGACTACCATTGCTTTCTCCGAGACAACCAATTCACAGGCTGCATCTACTCGGTGGGCC GCTCCGGAACTGTTGCTAGAAGGGGCACTAAAAACTGAAAAATCAGATGTGTACGCTTTGGGAATG ACTATTCTT gaGATTATCACTGGGGAAGTTCCTTATTCACAATGTCAACGGGATTATCAAGTTATAACAAAAGTACTTCAAGGAACCCTTCCTGAAAGACCGACAGAACAACTCAAGGAAGATAGTTCTGGGAATCAAATATGGGAGCTGCTATTAAAATGTTGGGATCGGGATCCTGATGCTCGGAAATCAGCAAAAGAGGTGGCAGAATTT CTGGCTTCTGTACAAACGGTGAAGGTCTAA
- a CDS encoding Tyrosine kinase family catalytic domain protein: MPQTSSESTETHKPIVHRGHRYGVLLVAFSPDGNSVASGSRDQTVRIWDAHSKSLIGDPTEGHTDEVNSVSYSPHGDIIASGSDDNTIRLWNAKSGKQLGKPLKCTKERVWSTDFSPTGNLLACACDSSIGLWHIQHRNSGYNRFSRDCGIAYSVAFSPEGTHIASGWGDRAVRLMDLEWGLSFAQTLTGHEGWVRSVSFSPDGSQIVSGSDDSTLRFWDIRIGGMVNSLYEGHKDTVRSVIFSPDGNYVASASADRKVCVWDIRTGSLLAEPFKGHKSTVYSISFSPCGNCIASGSSDRKVIIWDVSSMDIDWETNSQVEEGQDGEQAEASALFEGDDINSISIGQYMSIQEIFDIICRHGCIDFSPYMDTAQDTAVLMSGGGFGDIWKGQLHDGSKVAIKAWRASLIEQCDYKTLKRATREIYYWSKMKHENIHELLGVIVFMGHSFGMVSEWMENGNLHEYLRKEPSADSYQLSTQIASGLAYVHSNDMVHGDLKALNVLISSNGTAKLTDFGLSTMAESSIGFSATTTAQAGSIRWVAPELLLKETARSKMSDVYALGMTILEAFTGAVPYYPECSRDFQVLLAVQQGVLPTRPVSQLPNDSKGDQMWSLLETCWDREPDARPSAIEVAERVGLDLIDNIWERQILIEHYH, translated from the exons ATGCCTCAAACAAGCTCTGAATCCACAGAGACTCACAAGCCTATTGTTCATA GGGGGCACAGATATGGTGTACTCTTGGTTGCATTTTCTCCTGACGGAAACTCGGTCGCATCTGGATCTCGAGATCAGACCGTTCGTATATGGGATGCCCATTCGAAATCCTTAATAGGCGATCCAACAGAAGGACACACTGATGAAGTCAACTCGGTCTCTTACTCTCCACATGGGGATATTATAGCCTCTGGATCTGATGACAATACAATCCGTCTTTGGAATGCAAAATCCGGGAAGCAACTGGGTAAACCTCTGAAGTGCACCAAAGAACGTGTTTGGTCAACCGACTTCTCTCCCACCGGCAACCTCCTTGCCTGTGCGTGTGATAGTTCCATTGGTTTATGGCATATCCAGCATAGGAATTCTGGATATAATAGATTCTCCCGTGATTGCGGTATTGCTTACTCGGTAGCATTCTCTCCTGAAGGTACTCACATTGCTTCTGGTTGGGGTGACAGAGCAGTCAGATTGATGGACCTTGAGTGGGGACTGTCCTTTGCACAAACACTAACTGGCCATGAAGGCTGGGTTCGTTCGGTTTCATTTTCTCCCGACGGCTCTCAGATTGTCTCTGGCTCAGATGATTCAACTCTCCGTTTTTGGGATATCCGCATTGGAGGTATGGTTAACAGTCTGTACGAAGGCCACAAAGATACTGTTCGGTCTGTTATATTCTCCCCGGACGGCAACTACGTTGCTTCTGCCTCCGCTGATCGAAAAGTCTGTGTGTGGGATATACGAACTGGGAGCTTGTTGGCAGAACCCTTTAAAGGGCACAAAAGTACTGTCTATTCAATCTCGTTCTCCCCTTGTGGCAATTGCATTGCGTCTGGATCCTCGGATAGAAAGGTCATAATTTGGGACGTTTCGAGTATGGACATCGATTGGGAGACTAATTCTCAAGTTGAGGAAGGGCAAGATGGAGAACAAGCGGAAGCTAGCGCTTTGTTTGAAGGCGATGATATTAATTCGATCTCAATCGGACAATATATG TCGATCCAGGAGATATTCGATATCATATGTCGCCACGGCTGCATTGATTTCTCTCCCTACATGGATACGGCACAGGACACTGCTGTGCTGATGTCTGGTGGTGGTTTTGGTGATATTTGGAAGGGGCAGCTTCACGACGGGTCTAAAGTTGCGATCAAGGCTTGGCGCGCATCTTTGATAGAGCAATGCGATTATAAGACTTTGAAG CGTGCTACGCGAGAGATATATTACTGGTCGAAGATGAAGCACGAAAACATCCATGAGCTACTAGGAGTGATAGTATTTATGGGCCACTCGTTCGGAATGGTGTCGGAGTGGATGGAGAATGGGAACTTGCATGAATACCTACGGAAAGAGCCCAGCGCTGATTCATATCAACTG TCTACTCAAATCGCATCTGGACTAGCATATGTTCACAGTAACGACATG GTACATGGAGATTTAAAAGCT CTCAACGTCCTCATATCATCTAATGGGACTGCCAAACTGACGGATTTTGGCCTTTCAACAATGGCTGAGTCGAGTATTGGATTTTCTGCGACTACCACCGCGCAGGCTGGGTCTATTAGATGGGTA GCGCCAGAACTACTATTGAAAGAGACCGCTAGGAGTAAAATGTCAGACGTTTATGCGCTTGGGATG ACAATCCTC GAAGCCTTCACAGGAGCAGTGCCATACTACCCAGAATGTTCGCGAGACTTCCAGGTTCTTTTGGCCGTGCAGCAGGGAGTACTTCCTACACGTCCAGTCAGCCAACTACCCAATGATTCAAAGGGAGACCAAATGTGGAGCTTACTTGAGACGTGTTGGGATAGAGAGCCTGATGCTCGACCCTCGGCAATCGAAGTGGCAGAACGTGTAGGTCTGGATTTAATTGATAATATTTGGGAGCGCCAAATACTTATTGAACACTACCACTAG